The DNA sequence GGGGGCGAGGAGGTAGCGTCCTTGCTTTGGTTACTGGCTGTCCCCTAAGCCCTCAGGGGACctcctgagcctgtttcctcctctggggAACAGGGTGACATGTCCGGAGGCCTGCCACCTCCTCCCAGCGACCCAGGCCATGTGTGTCCTCTGCGGGGACATGGGCCCCACCGAGACAGCCCTCGCCCAttcttctctgcccctctgtctcctctctccctctgctccggcCACTCTCTTCCCCAGCTGGCCTCTGGATGGGACAGAGGCAGGaatttttttgcatctgttttttCTCCACACAATTTTGTCTCTCTGCTTTTTATGTTCAAGGTGGACACCGTGACTTGCCAAACACACCCCCCCAGCTGCCTGTGACTAGCTGGGGCCTGTTTCCTGCAGGTCCTGGGACAAAGCAGAGGTTCGCTCGGGGACTGAGCTCAGGAAGCCCCAGGGCCGCAGGGCTCCAGATGGGGTACGTGAGTGAGCCCGCCGCAGGAAGGGCCTGGGCCCGCAGCTCCCCAGCTGGGGTAGCCACTTGGCCTgacctctcccaccacccctaccagctcccaccacccacctggGCAGGGCGACATCTGAGCCCACAGCCCGGACCCCTCCTTGAATTCAGCCACACCTAGCCCATGGCCGGTGGAGGTCCCATTCGCACATCTCAAACTCAGTGTGACAACACTGAATTCCGCTCCACCCACACCTGATGACAGCTCTATCCTTCCGGTTGCCCAGGCCAGAAACcctggagtcatccttgactcctcgTTCTCTGCCATCCACCGTCAGGAAATCCTGCTGATTCGACattcaaaagaaaaccagaattcAGCCGCTTTTCAGCTTCTTCACTGCTACCCTGGCCCACGCCACCATTGCCTCCCACCTGCTGACAACAAGAACCTCCTGACAGGTTCCCCTGCTTTCCCCTTATCCCTTCTGTCTATTCTCAACACAACAGCTACAGGGATCCCCTGAAAACCTCAGTCCACGTCACTCTTCTGTAGCGGAACTCGGGCTGCTCTGAGTCAAAGCCAAAGGCCTCACTGTGgctacagggccctcccagatcATCTTCCCTGCGCTCCATTCATCTGTTTAGACCagtctccttgctgttcctcaaagAGGCCAAGCCTATTCCTGCCCCAGGGTCTTTGCACCAGCCGTCCCCGCCCCCTGGGATGCTATTCCCCAGATATCAACAAGGCTTGCTCTAAGTCTTTACTCAAACAGCACCGCCTCAGCAAGGTCCTTCCTGACCACAGTCCAGGCCCCACCCCTCCtggtcctcctccttccccacgcTGAACGTACCACTTTCCCCTCTGCACATCATCACAGAACACCCTGTTTATGTTGGTTGTTTGTGGTCTGTCTCTTGTGACAAGGAAGTCAGGAGACTACGAAGGACTCTTTAGTTTACAGAGACCCCCAGACACATACTAGGTATTGAGGAGACACCCTCTGAATGACTGAACAAGGGACTCTACCTTGGACATCCCCCCGGACACCTCATAAAACATGCGACACGATCTGCTCCCCGGGggtctcccagcccctcccttcttcctcctgctccctccagtCAGGCCCCAGATCCCGTCAACCCCGCTTCGTGAATATGGCTCAGGTCCGTCCAGCTCTCACCACCCTGTAGCCTCCCCCCACCGCCTCAGGTCACTATGCCGACCTCCTTCTGGGGTGCCCTCTCACCAGCCTCCCCTCCAAGTCATTGTGACCACGGCGAGCACAGCCAGCCAGCAGATGCCCCTAGTCTTCATCTGTCTCTCTTGACCCCCAGCTCTAGGAGACACGTGACTcaggccgccccccccccccccaccgccgagCACCTCATGCCGTGGCCACAGTGACGGGCTCTGAGTGGGCAGGGACCTAAGCTAGACCCATGGGAACTGGCCCCTGGACTTGGTGGGAATTACTTGGAAGCAGAGGTGCTCGTACCACAGGGCTGTTAGCTAATGGAACGCTGGCCTGGAACGGCGGCCTCCCTCCCTGGACTGGAAAGCCTCCCTGCGGAGGAAGGTGTTAGAGGAAAGCAGAACCAAGGGATGCAGGCAGATTCCTGATGAAGCCATGTAAGCCCAGATCCAGCGGGGCCCGAAGCGAACCCTACTCCTGAACTTGCAGTACGTGGACCCCCAAATTCCCTTTTCTGCTTAAGTCGCTGACTTGCATCGCCTGCAACAGGAAGGGTCCGGAGTGACATACTGCGGGACCCTTCTAAAATGCTCCCCGTGCTGCTGCCAGGGGAACAAAACCCAGATCCTGGGCCTGGCATCAAAGGAAGGGCTCTGCCACCCACGCGTCTTCCCCTCGGGCTGccccgccctcctccctcaggCCAAACGCTTTACGACTCCCCAGATCACCCCAAGAACTCGCTGGTGCTCTTCCCCTACCCGGAACGCCATTCCCAAACTCATCTGCCCGGAAGCCCACCGTGCCCTTGCCAACGCCATGGCCTCAGGCGGCTGGCCTCTCGGAGGCCTCTGCgcccctcccagctctccccCTGGCTCTCTCCAGGGCCAGGTACCGGCCGTCCAGGACTGGATTTGCTGTCTCCAAGCCCAGCTTAGGACCAGGCCTATAGCAAGTGCTTGGTCAACGCTGGCTCCGTACCCGAACGACCACGACTGCCTCGCTACGGTGTCCTCGCTTCCCTGAGGGCCCGGGAGCCCGGGGCAGGGGCTACCAATGGCTCCGACAGGTGAGGAAACTAGGCTCAGAGATGCAAAGCCACATCTGCGATCACAGGCCCGGTCACAGGCAAGACCATATTcccatccctctgcctccccgctGCCCACCCCGCGGCGCGCGCAGGCTCCCCACGGTCCCTGACCTGGGGATGATGCGCTGGGTGAGGCGGttggtggggatggagaggggaaCCTGCTGCTGGAGTCTGCGCTGCTCGAACAGGCCTGGGAGGTCATGGGCCCAGATGTGCGTggatttccctggtggggagggagagaggggctcagagagggcgGGCCGGCAGGGGGGCAGGCCCCGGCCCCTGCGTGCCCCGACCTGTACCTGAGAGCGACAGCAGCACGTTATTCACGCAGTAGAGCCAGGTGCAACGGTGTGAAATCAGCTGGAGGCCACAGGGTGATTGACGGACAGCGAgtcagcaccccaagcccccggggcCCTCTCCCTCCCAAGCTAGCCAGGCCTCACCTTCTCCAGTGTATCCTCATGCAGTTCATGCAGGTTGAGGGTGTAGATGCCTTCCTCAGCCCCCACTACCAGGAACTGGTCTGTGGGTGTGGGTACAGGGTCAGAGGTCAGTCACAACCCCTGGGCCAAGCTGGGGATTCCCGggctcctgcttcctccctgccccgGCCTACCCCGGGTGACAGGGTGAATCCACGTGACAGCAGCATGGATCCGCAGGGGACAGCCATTGAAGACCttggagaagcaggcgcccatcTGGGGAGAAGGCAAGAGGCTGGTGAAGAAGACAGGCGGGGGATGGGGTAGAAGGGGGGGCATAGGTGGGGGAGGCTGCAGGGTGGCAGGGCTGCGGGACAAACACTTACGTGCaccttgggggttggggggagtccGTGGCAGGACGATCtctggaagggaggggaaaaagtgAGGGCCAAGGTGGCACCCCCAGCCTCCCATCTTCCCAGCCCCTCTGGAGCACCCCCTCACCTCAGGATCCTCCCTGTGCTTCATGGTGGCCCAGGCAGTGGGGAGCAGTGGGGGGCTGTTCGGGCCTGGGGGAGGTGGCGGTGGGGTTCCTACAGGCACAGACCGGCTGTGAATTACAGCTCTAGCCCCACCCGAGCCTGCCTCCTGGGCCCCAAGCCTGGACTCACCCAGGGGGCTGGATAGAGGGTCTTCGGCTGGAGGCTCAGGGGGGGACGGCCCCAAGAATGGGGCCCGCTTGATGGTTCCTATGGTATCATCTGGGGAGTCCAGCTCCTGGCAGGAGAGTCAGGGGACCGAGCCTGGCTGTCAGCAGGTCCCCCGTAACCAGACCCCACCCCAGCTGCACCCTCTATAggcttctcccacccccagctccaacTTCCCCCCACTCCATACCTGGAGTTCTGAGGCCGGCCGGATGGTCAGGCTCCTGTGGGGGACAAACCAGAGGGACATGAGGTGTGACATGTGACTGAGCCCCAGGTCCAGCTGCCCGCCCCCCACCGTCAGGCCCAGCACCTCACCGTTCCTCTAGGGCCTCCTCGACGGACTGTAGCAGGCTCCTGGGCCGGAGGGGGTGAGGTCAGAAGTCAGCCTTTTCTgctgctcccacccctcccctgtagcttccctctcccccactcacccctcccctgtagcttccctctcccccactcacccaCTCAGCTCTTCCTTTCCCAGCAGCGTCCACTCCTCCTCCCACTACGGGGAAACCAAGTCAGGAAGGccaaaagagaagcaaagagaagcaACATGAGAGGGTGATTGAGAGATTGTGGGAGAGAGCGGACAAACAGATGGAAAATGACATGTGAACAGACAAGAGAATTGTGAGTGAGAgacaaggagagacagagaaactgaaagaaaatgacagacAAACAgcgagagaaggggacagaggggcAGCAAGGGCCAGAGGTGGTGGGCTGGACAACTGGGTGCAGACACAGAAACAGCAGACAGAACCGTGCTGAGCTGGTGGGATGGGGGCTCAAGTCTGCGCTAGGCCCACTTTTTAGAAAAGCGTGGTCACTGTGCCCAGGAAGGAGCCCCCCACCCTTCAGTGTCACGGCTTTCCCGGGGCCTCAGGGCAGTGACTGCTGCTTCAAGGATCTGACACGCTCAACCCTCTAGCCCAGCTCCCTGGGCCGCCCCTGCGCACTGCCCCTCCTGCACCACCAGCCCCCTCACCGGTTCGTTTAGTGGGTCTGTTTCCTTCCTGCGTGGGGCGCCAAATTTCACCTGGTGAACTGGGGGGCACAGGGTACCCGAGTTAGCAAGGTGGTCTTCCGACTGACCTCCATACTAACACCAAATGCCCACACACAGCCGCCCACCAGATCCCCAGTCCCCCCACCAGATCCACGCACACAGCCCCCCACCAGATCCCCACACATAGCCCCCCatcagatatacacacacacagcccccccCGCTCCACACTCAGAGCCCCCCCAACAGATCCGACACACAGCCCCCCCCGCTCCACACTCAGAGCCCCCCCAACAGATCCGACACACAGCCCCCCCCAGTTCCACACTCACAGCCCCCCCAACAGATCCGACACACAGCTCCCCCTGCTCCACACTCACAGCCCCCCTAACAGATCCGACACACAGCCCCCCCAGCTCCACACTCACAGCCCCCTCAACAGATCCAACACAGCCCCCCCCAGCTCCACACAGTCCCCAACAGATCTGACACACAGCCCTCCCAGCTCCACACAGCCCCCCCAACAGATCCGACACACAGCCCCCCCAGCTCCACACTCACAGCCCCGCCAAacccccaccaacacacacacatagcccCCCGAGCagactcacactggatctccgaCGGGGTCCTCTCAGCCGGGCCGTGCTGCCCCCGGGAGTGAATGGTGTCTGGAAACATGTCATAAGTCTAGGAAGGAGCACAAACAGTTGACACACACCCGGCACTCGGCTCCCGCCAGGTCTCACTGGAAGTGCTTTACCCACAGTTCATTTTCACAACAACCCTCGGAGATTATCGTAAgattaaagatgagaaaaccagaACAGAGAAGCAAGCGACTGGCCAAAGATCACACAGAAACCAGAAGACAGCTAAGCTATGGTCGGGTCAGCCTGAGCCAAGGGCAGGAATTTATCAAGTGGGGGGTACCGGGCGCAAGATGGGCCCAGGGAAGATTTCTAACGGGTGGGCTCGCCTGCAGAAAAGCTCCCGGTGCTGGAAACACTCAAGTTAAAGGAACTGAGCCCCTATCACCTCTGCATTCCCTACCACCTGGCCAGGCCGAGAACCCTTCCTCAGCTGCCCTCACTCACCTCTAGGTCACAGTCCTCTGGGGAGGGGGTTCCCAGGTGGGGGTCATTGGCTTTGTCCAACAGCTGCGTGAGGAGAGCCCGAGGGAGGTGCTGGGTTGTGAATGGGTGCTAGAGGATTGAGGGGGGCACAGGTTGGTTCCCGGCCTCCAGGCCCCTGCTTGCAAACTCCTAGGCTCCggccccacccccatctcccaccTGCAGAAGCTTCTCTGCTGTAGGCCTCTTCTTGGGGTTCTTGGTCAAGGCCAGCTTGAGGAAGTGGTGGAAATTCTGGGTCCTAGTGGGCACaagagccccccgcccccagacccAGGTTAGCCCTCATGTGGGGCATCCTGCCAGCTCCAGAGGAGGGAGTCTTCTCCAGGAAGAAGCCAGACTGAGGCCAAGGGCAGCTGTCCTAGGCAACCCTGCTGTTGTGACACGGCAGCTCCTCGCTCCTCCATCATTAACgatctgcccttcctccctgcccacaCGGGTCCCCGGCCCACGGGCaggggcaggcccctcccacagatGGTCCACAAAGGCCGAGAGCGCAGGGCTCCTCAGGTTGCACCCTGGGAGTTGGCTGAAGGTTCTCCGCCCCCGTGGAGACTGCTGGAAAGGAGGCCCCAGCAGGGCATGTGGGCCCTCACCAGCGAGTCTTGTCTCTCAGCCTGGGCGGCTGGAAGCTACTCTTCGACATAAGCATCAAGGCCCTGTGGAGAGCACGGAGGTCAGGGGACAAGGTCAGCAGGGCCCTCGAGGTCAGGCAAGGGGGCAAGTAAGTGTTCAGCGGACCTCATGGGGTGCAGATGGAATAGAGGGGGCTGCAGCTCGCCCAGCTCGATGGCTGTGATGCCCAGGGCCCAGACGTCACAGAGCTCGTTGTAGCCTCCTTTGCGTTCCACGGCGGCCACCTCTGGGGCCATCCTAGAGGCGGGGTCACAGAAGGGATGGCCAGGTGCCCgacctgtgccccccaccccctcagcccaAGGCACAGCCTCACCAGTATGGAGTCCCAATGAAAGACCTCCTCTTAGCCACGGACGCCGTCAGCTCACCCGACACCCCAAAGTCGGCTGCAGGGAGAAAGAGCGGCTCCCACCCGCCCTCTGGCTAccactccccacccacctctgggGCTGAGGCTCCGAATGCACCTGAAGGGTTCAGAGAGCAGGTGGCCCAGGTTCAGCCACAACTGCCACAGGTCCCAGGCAAGGCCAGGGCCCCCTCGGGGAGGGGTCAACCACCTTCTATCCCTGACCAAGCGCATAGTCCCAGGTTAGACTCCATACAGATCCAACCACATCCAACTTCTAGTGGGGAAGGAGGACGGTTCCACTTTctcaatggggaaactgagggttaAGTggtaaagtgacttgctcaaggacaCCCAACACTTGAGGGCAGACTCTAGGCAagctcccacagaaccctcaccCTGATTGTGTCCCCGGGGTACTGACCCAGCTTGACATCTCCCTGGAGGGTGAGGAGAAGATTGGCTCCCTGTGGGAATGGAGGAGAGAAAATCCCGTCTGGTGCCCCCAAgagcctccccctccctcccaggatgCCCTTCGCCAGACTCCTACCTTGATGTCTCTGTGGATCTTCCCCTGAGAATGCAAGTGGTGCAGCCCCTGGAGACACAGAGGAGCTCCTGAGAGCAGCCACCCAGGACTATCCCCCCTTTCCTGAGCCCCCTCTCACGACTGGGGCCCCCCACCCAAGcagcttcctcctcccctctccccaaacaGGAAGTGACCGAGCCAAGAGGGAAATGTGCTACTTCCGGCAAAAGGGCTGGGGCCCCTTCCCCTCAGGACCCACAACCCCTCAGGCCAGCCCTGCCTGAGGcactccacccaccccccaacacacacacacacacacacacacacacacacacacacacacacacactggccaggccagctgggctccctgcccacagCTCCTGGGGACTGGGGGTGTGAACAGCCTTATGGGCCCAGCTACCTTCAGTGCCTCTCGACAGACATAGGCAATCTGCCGTTCCTCCAGGGGCCCGGTGGCTGAAATAGAAGGGGTGAAGGCTGGCATGGAGGTCTGGAGGATATGCTGACCTTCCCAGGCCATCCCGTGTGGGGGGAAGCAGAAGGCACTGCTAGGTGAAAGAGGTGTTGGCCACATCCCCTCCCTGCGCGGCCTGGGATACAGAGCCCAGAGAAGGACACCATTtgtctcaaggtcacacagccagtgaggagTGAAGAGCCCCAGTCCAGGACCCTagctctcctctcctgccccatgCGGGGGAAGGGTGGGTTGGGAAAGGCTGTGGCCCTCTGGGGCCTGGAGTCCTGGCCCTCACCGTGGTAAATCTCCTGCAGGGACCCCCCTCCGCAGAACTCCATGCAGATCCACAAGCGGTCATTCCTGGCGGGGAGGAGGACACAGAACTGGGGTGGGCACATGGCAGGGCCACATGGGGGCTGCCTGGGGGTAGTAGGCAAGGGGATAAAGCAGCCTCACCTGAGGTAGCTGCCAATGTAGGCCACCACATTGGGGTGACGGCACTCACGCAGGATGGTGATTTCCTGCTGGAGGGAGCTGATGTCGTCCCCTGGGGAGCACAGGGCATCATGGGGGTGGCGCAGAGGGATTGCTCTAACTCAGTgcccccatctgcaaaatgggcacaTCCCGGCCAGAAAGATCCCAAGTGACAGTACCTCCTGGGGCCTGCCTCTCAGGGGGCCAACTCTCAGCTCAGCGCCCACCGGGcgctctgccctccctccagcgCAGAGGCCCTGGCCCCGGGCCCTCACCTGGGTCTAGCTTGACTATCTTGACCGCGGCCAGTTCGGACGTGACCGTGTCGCGGGCCTGCAGGGGCGGAGGAGGTGAAGCGGGatgaggagggggcggggctgggggctggatgCGCGGTAGGGCGCAGAGCCGGCACCCTCCCCGCCCGGCCGCCTGGCGCACCTTGTAGACGTCGCCATAGGTCCCGGCCCCCACGCGCTGCAGCAGCTCGAAGCGGTCCCGCGGATCCTGCAGCGACACGTCCCGCAGCAGCGCCATTGCCCGGCGCCGGGcgggccggcgggcgggcggTAGTGAGCTGCGGAGCCGCGGAGCCGGCgcggggcggcgcggggcggggtggggcggggcaggaCCGCCGGGGCGGGCGCGGGTGGCTCCGAGGCCGCGGAGGCGGGGCCGGGGTTCGGGGCGGGGCCAGAAGGGGGATGCCCCGCCGCCCGGCCGGGAGGAGGCGCCCGCGGGACAGGCCCTCGGCGGGGAGGGGAAGCCCCGAGGCCGGGCGGAGACCGCCCGGCAGAAGCCCTTCGGTCAGCCACCGGTTCCCGGCGCCCTCCGGGTGGGGAGCCCAAAGGCCACAAGGCAAAGGGAAGAGGGATCCCCCCTCCCTCGTCCCGCCCGCCCCTCCCGCAATTTCCCCGATGAAACACGGacgtgtacttttttttttttttttacaaaatgtattCATCTTCCttggaactgaaaaataaatctatgtaCAAAACAGGAAGAGATCAGGCTCCCCTCACCCACTCGCAAACCCCTGCAGATTTCCTCCGGAGTCCCCTGAGACGGGCTGGACCTCGGGGAGGTTCCCAGAGGGTCGGAAAGAGGTCTGCTCTAATCTGGAGCCAGTTTGGTCAGGAAGGGGGCGGGTCTCAGGATTCACAGGCCGGAGACTGCGTTTCGTGTCCCAGACTCGCAGGACAGAGACGGGAAGAAGCTAGGATTTCCAAACTCTGAAAGTTTTAAGTTCTTCTTTGGGGTAGGGGGCTTGGATTCCCAAGGGGTGGAATTCTGAAGTGCGGAAATGTACTCCTAGGGGGGCTGAGCGGAGTCCCAGGTTCCCGGGTTGGAGGCGGCACCTGGGCTTCTGGGGTGTAGGGCGAAACCTCAGCCCCACGGGCCGGGAGCCACCAGGAGCAGCCCTGGTCTGGCCCAAGGTTAGAGCCTCGGTTGTGAGGTGGGGCCTGTTTCCAGTGCTTGGACCTTTAAAGATTAATGATGGAGCTCAAAGTGAGGTTCCCATTGGCCGGCTGGGATTCTGGGGGACGGGATCTAAGTTCCAGCGACCGGCAGAGCCCTGGAGTAGTCCGTACTCCAGCAACTTGCAGCCCGGGttccgggtgggggtggggcctggaggaggggcttAGGCTCCCTTggcccgggggcggggctggggctcgaggggcgggagggggcagtgggggtGACTGGGGTGGCGCCTCCATCCAGATTCAgtaccctcctcccctcaccgCAAGGGCTGACAAGTAGTTCAGAGGCCCTTGCGCTGGCGCTTGAGAAAGGAAAGCGTGTAGTCGCTAGGTGTAGACACCTTCTGCTTCTTCATCTGCACTTGCGACTGCGCCGTGAGCTGCAGCTTGATGGCGCTCGAGTTGATCTTGGTGGCCACCAGCAGCTCCTTCATGCCCTTCATCTTCTCGCTCTGGAAAGTGAGCACCGGGCCCTCCGGTGGTGGCGACGCTGCGGGCGCTGGTGCCGGAGCCGCGCTGCCTCCTTCAGGGCCTCGGGCAGTGCCGGACACTGTCCCTGGGGGCTTCCGAGGGGGGCCCGACATCCCCCCCTGGCCTCCGCCGGGGCCCTTGTCCAGTGCCGGCTTCTTGGGGGGCGGCGGCTCCTCGGGCTTGGACTCACGCCGCGGGCCTCGCCGCCGTCCTTCCCGCGCTTCCTCGCCCCACAGCTCCTCGGCCTCGGCCGCCTCGGCCTCCCGGCTCACGATGCGCACCTTCTGCCGCACCTGGGCAGGGACGAGAAGCGGCGGAGGGGCTGCAGGCCAGCGGCTGGAACCCCAGGCCGTCGAGTTCCAGGGCCTCAGTCTTCTCTGCACCCAAAGGGGACAAGCCAACCCTCTTCAGGACCACAAAGGTTCTGCCTCGGCAGCTGCCGTCACCCcctgacacccctcccccaccaccctgtACAGCCGCCCCTCACCTGTCCCTCGAACCGGCCTAGGGACTGCACGAGGAAGGTGGCCCAGCCCACGTGCAGCACCGGTGTGGGgctgccctcctcccacttgcagATGCCGTCATAGAACCGTAGCAGGTGGGCGAAGCACTCTGGGTCCTGGAGGGCAGAACCCTGGCTCTGGGCCCCCTGTGCAAGGGGAAAGGAGGGCACAGGTTAGACCCCCCCTTAGGCACCCCCTATCACAGGGCACAGTCCAAGGCCCTTGCCTAGGCAAAAAGCCCTGGCTTCCAAACAGGTGAGCATACGGGAAAAGATCTCTTAGAGcctctttccttttataaaacCTGTCCCTTAGCCCGGACTTGGGGGAAGGCAGA is a window from the Ursus arctos isolate Adak ecotype North America unplaced genomic scaffold, UrsArc2.0 scaffold_23, whole genome shotgun sequence genome containing:
- the MAP4K2 gene encoding mitogen-activated protein kinase kinase kinase kinase 2 isoform X1 — its product is MALLRDVSLQDPRDRFELLQRVGAGTYGDVYKARDTVTSELAAVKIVKLDPGDDISSLQQEITILRECRHPNVVAYIGSYLRNDRLWICMEFCGGGSLQEIYHATGPLEERQIAYVCREALKGLHHLHSQGKIHRDIKGANLLLTLQGDVKLADFGVSGELTASVAKRRSFIGTPYWMAPEVAAVERKGGYNELCDVWALGITAIELGELQPPLFHLHPMRALMLMSKSSFQPPRLRDKTRWTQNFHHFLKLALTKNPKKRPTAEKLLQHPFTTQHLPRALLTQLLDKANDPHLGTPSPEDCDLETYDMFPDTIHSRGQHGPAERTPSEIQFHQVKFGAPRRKETDPLNEPWEEEWTLLGKEELSGSLLQSVEEALEERSLTIRPASELQELDSPDDTIGTIKRAPFLGPSPPEPPAEDPLSSPLGTPPPPPPGPNSPPLLPTAWATMKHREDPERSSCHGLPPTPKVHMGACFSKVFNGCPLRIHAAVTWIHPVTRDQFLVVGAEEGIYTLNLHELHEDTLEKLISHRCTWLYCVNNVLLSLSGKSTHIWAHDLPGLFEQRRLQQQVPLSIPTNRLTQRIIPRRFALSAKIPDTKGCLQCRVGKSRARGGAGVTGPAWSPPPPCLVVRNPYTGSTFLLAALPTSLLLLQWYEPLQKFLLLKNFSSPLPSPAGMLEPLVLEGKELPQVCVGAEGPEAPGCRVLFHVLPLEAGLTPDVLIPPEGLPGTAQQVIQVDRDTVLVCFDRCVRIVNLLGEPTSTLAPVLTFDFPIETVVCLQDSVLAFWSHGMQGRSLDTNEVTQEITDETRIFRVLGAHRDIILESIPTDNPGAHSNLYILTGHQSSY
- the MAP4K2 gene encoding mitogen-activated protein kinase kinase kinase kinase 2 isoform X2; this encodes MALLRDVSLQDPRDRFELLQRVGAGTYGDVYKARDTVTSELAAVKIVKLDPGDDISSLQQEITILRECRHPNVVAYIGSYLRNDRLWICMEFCGGGSLQEIYHATGPLEERQIAYVCREALKGLHHLHSQGKIHRDIKGANLLLTLQGDVKLADFGVSGELTASVAKRRSFIGTPYWMAPEVAAVERKGGYNELCDVWALGITAIELGELQPPLFHLHPMRALMLMSKSSFQPPRLRDKTRWTQNFHHFLKLALTKNPKKRPTAEKLLQHPFTTQHLPRALLTQLLDKANDPHLGTPSPEDCDLETYDMFPDTIHSRGQHGPAERTPSEIQFHQVKFGAPRRKETDPLNEPWEEEWTLLGKEELSGSLLQSVEEALEERSLTIRPASELQELDSPDDTIGTIKRAPFLGPSPPEPPAEDPLSSPLGTPPPPPPGPNSPPLLPTAWATMKHREDPERSSCHGLPPTPKVHMGACFSKVFNGCPLRIHAAVTWIHPVTRDQFLVVGAEEGIYTLNLHELHEDTLEKLISHRCTWLYCVNNVLLSLSGKSTHIWAHDLPGLFEQRRLQQQVPLSIPTNRLTQRIIPRRFALSAKIPDTKGCLQCRVVRNPYTGSTFLLAALPTSLLLLQWYEPLQKFLLLKNFSSPLPSPAGMLEPLVLEGKELPQVCVGAEGPEAPGCRVLFHVLPLEAGLTPDVLIPPEGLPGTAQQVIQVDRDTVLVCFDRCVRIVNLLGEPTSTLAPVLTFDFPIETVVCLQDSVLAFWSHGMQGRSLDTNEVTQEITDETRIFRVLGAHRDIILESIPTDNPGAHSNLYILTGHQSSY